The Planctomycetaceae bacterium genome has a segment encoding these proteins:
- a CDS encoding VCBS repeat-containing protein, with product MHNAITKAVRLLPVVLVTLNSVAADEAFPAFEARTIDANIGNVCYAVTIADVDNDGLRDIVAVSENRVLWYQNPSWEARVIIEDQTPRDNVCIAAHDIDGDGLVDFALGAGWTKIGTLHWLSRGESLDEKWTVHSIGEELWLHRMRWADVLNTGTPQLVISPLNASAGPGVRLTAFEIPADPVNDRWPSTVLDNTMNRMHNHWHVDFDGDEVIDTLTASQEGVYLIRRNADGWSRTGLGKGTEPDDPPQRGAGEVKIGQIKDGPRFVTSVEPMHGHLVSVYLPPADDTGQLQRNVIDGGFVRGHALWTADIDGDGSDEIVFGHSDTPDTFGVIIYDVTDASGQKWQKHVIDSGGIATEDLIVEDLTGDGFPDIVAGGRATHNVKLYVQRR from the coding sequence ATGCACAACGCGATCACCAAAGCCGTCCGGCTGCTGCCAGTTGTCCTGGTCACGCTCAATTCCGTCGCTGCCGACGAGGCCTTTCCGGCTTTTGAAGCCAGGACAATCGACGCCAACATCGGCAATGTCTGCTATGCCGTCACCATTGCCGATGTCGACAACGATGGCCTGCGAGACATCGTGGCCGTCAGTGAAAACCGAGTGCTGTGGTATCAGAACCCGTCGTGGGAAGCCCGCGTCATCATCGAAGACCAGACGCCCCGCGACAACGTCTGCATCGCGGCTCACGACATCGACGGTGACGGCCTGGTCGACTTTGCTCTGGGAGCCGGCTGGACGAAAATCGGCACGCTGCACTGGCTGAGCCGCGGAGAATCGCTCGACGAAAAATGGACCGTGCATTCCATCGGCGAAGAATTGTGGCTGCATCGCATGAGATGGGCGGATGTGCTGAACACGGGAACTCCGCAGTTGGTGATCTCCCCGCTGAATGCTTCGGCCGGCCCGGGAGTTCGCCTGACCGCTTTCGAAATCCCGGCTGATCCCGTGAACGATCGCTGGCCGTCGACCGTGCTGGACAACACGATGAACCGCATGCACAACCACTGGCACGTCGACTTCGACGGCGACGAAGTGATCGACACTCTGACCGCCAGTCAGGAAGGAGTCTATCTGATTCGCCGCAATGCCGACGGCTGGAGTCGCACCGGCCTGGGCAAGGGCACGGAACCTGACGATCCGCCTCAGCGCGGAGCCGGTGAAGTGAAGATCGGACAGATCAAGGACGGCCCGCGATTCGTCACGTCCGTCGAACCGATGCATGGTCATCTGGTGTCCGTCTACCTGCCTCCCGCCGACGACACCGGACAACTGCAGCGCAACGTGATCGACGGCGGCTTCGTGCGAGGCCACGCGTTATGGACGGCCGATATCGACGGTGACGGCAGTGACGAAATCGTCTTCGGCCACAGCGACACACCGGATACGTTCGGAGTTATCATCTACGACGTCACGGACGCCAGCGGACAGAAATGGCAGAAACACGTGATCGATTCCGGCGGCATCGCGACCGAAGACCTGATCGTGGAAGACCTGACCGGCGACGGCTTTCCCGACATCGTCGCCGGCGGCCGAGCGACTCACAACGTCAAGCTTTACGTGCAGCGAAGGTAA
- a CDS encoding carboxypeptidase-like regulatory domain-containing protein, which yields MTLQKLMMCGMKSDTGTALALIWLIFVSSTALALDEKTDDTALPFEWYIPGIVEDEEGTRVAGAIVETLPAREHAQSAVTDSNGRFVFNFRSASQYGSPMVVRSSDGSRKSFVPQPDHWTRKLTRVVLKPVRRVSVVVVDDSGNVQPGATIGVVADMRLLDSATAGDDGRAGFDLPADAQIDWVFARLAGKGFDYYENYDAFPTQERLTPPEEITLTLNGSQSADVIVVDSKKQPVSGVRVTPWIIQKTGKLSYINLSGMPDVAISDDSGIAAVPWLPIDLARNVAFIIHHPKYHCPQPPYFESEASDLTAHVLRVATIRGMVTRTDGTPVAGVHLQGEGRGNTNRYFRGHTMTRKDGTYEIDVYPDQSTIIAVTDNAHAAESRMDILLKEGESLDDADFVVSEGTLIHGTITLGKDREPVVGDNATLLQSSGGTDLVRWSFTDEKGRYRFRVGPGNYTLRLPNSESRPEIAVRVTNEAEIVHDGHSDRKDRVTLTGAAVGEDGEPLAGCEVHGESIAALGHAGFRTKTGADGRFSTERWSDRMVVYALHSEKGLAGFVRITEDTADVTLTLVPAGSATGRIVDDQGKPVAAARVVLNVEVDLPEAGNGISLTTLSDENGNYSFDGIALGSSCSIYVYRNNEQTAGPSFNVKNAEAIVLDDVVANEAAKTHE from the coding sequence ATGACATTGCAGAAACTGATGATGTGCGGCATGAAAAGTGACACGGGAACTGCACTTGCACTGATCTGGTTGATATTTGTTTCATCGACCGCGTTGGCACTCGACGAAAAGACGGACGACACCGCCCTCCCATTTGAGTGGTACATTCCGGGGATCGTCGAGGATGAAGAGGGAACTCGTGTCGCCGGAGCCATCGTCGAAACGCTGCCGGCGCGGGAGCATGCTCAGTCGGCCGTGACGGACAGCAACGGCCGCTTCGTGTTCAACTTTCGTTCCGCGAGCCAGTACGGATCGCCCATGGTCGTTCGCAGCAGTGACGGCAGCCGGAAAAGCTTCGTGCCGCAGCCAGACCACTGGACTCGCAAGCTGACACGCGTTGTTCTGAAACCCGTGCGCCGGGTGTCCGTTGTTGTCGTCGACGATTCCGGCAACGTGCAGCCCGGTGCGACAATTGGTGTGGTTGCGGATATGCGGCTGCTGGACTCGGCAACGGCCGGCGATGACGGCCGGGCCGGCTTTGATCTGCCCGCCGACGCGCAAATCGACTGGGTCTTCGCCAGGCTCGCCGGCAAGGGCTTTGACTACTACGAAAATTACGACGCGTTTCCCACGCAGGAACGACTGACGCCGCCGGAGGAAATCACGCTGACTCTGAACGGCAGCCAGTCTGCCGATGTCATCGTCGTTGATTCCAAAAAGCAGCCGGTATCGGGAGTTCGTGTTACGCCGTGGATCATTCAGAAGACGGGAAAGTTGTCATACATCAATCTCAGCGGCATGCCGGACGTGGCCATTTCCGATGACTCCGGGATCGCCGCCGTACCGTGGCTTCCAATCGACTTGGCGCGGAACGTGGCGTTTATTATCCATCATCCAAAGTATCACTGTCCGCAGCCGCCGTACTTTGAAAGTGAAGCATCCGACCTGACGGCTCACGTCCTGCGCGTCGCGACGATTCGCGGCATGGTGACTCGAACCGACGGCACGCCGGTCGCGGGAGTTCATCTGCAGGGAGAAGGCCGAGGAAACACGAACAGATATTTTCGCGGCCACACGATGACTCGGAAGGACGGGACGTATGAAATCGACGTGTACCCCGACCAGTCCACGATCATCGCCGTCACGGACAATGCCCACGCGGCCGAAAGTCGCATGGACATTCTGCTAAAGGAAGGTGAATCGCTGGACGACGCGGACTTCGTCGTCAGTGAGGGAACTCTGATTCACGGCACGATCACGCTCGGCAAAGACCGCGAACCGGTTGTCGGCGATAACGCCACGCTGCTGCAGTCGTCCGGCGGAACGGATCTGGTTCGCTGGAGTTTCACCGACGAAAAGGGCCGCTATCGCTTTCGTGTCGGCCCCGGCAATTACACGCTGCGACTGCCGAATTCCGAGTCCCGGCCGGAGATCGCTGTGCGCGTCACGAATGAAGCGGAAATCGTGCATGACGGTCATTCGGATCGAAAAGACCGCGTGACTCTGACCGGTGCGGCTGTCGGTGAAGACGGTGAGCCTCTGGCTGGCTGCGAGGTCCACGGCGAATCGATCGCCGCACTCGGACACGCGGGTTTCCGCACGAAGACCGGTGCCGATGGTCGATTCAGCACAGAACGCTGGTCGGACAGAATGGTCGTGTATGCGCTGCACAGCGAAAAAGGCCTGGCTGGCTTCGTAAGGATCACAGAAGACACGGCCGACGTGACACTGACGCTGGTTCCCGCGGGAAGTGCCACCGGGCGAATCGTGGACGATCAGGGCAAGCCCGTCGCTGCCGCGCGAGTCGTGCTGAACGTCGAAGTCGATCTTCCCGAAGCAGGCAACGGCATCTCACTGACAACGTTGTCCGACGAAAACGGCAACTACTCATTCGACGGAATCGCGCTGGGATCGAGCTGCAGCATCTATGTCTATCGAAACAACGAACAGACTGCGGGACCGTCCTTCAACGTGAAGAATGCCGAAGCCATCGTGCTGGATGATGTCGTCGCGAATGAAGCTGCGAAAACGCACGAATGA